In the genome of Mesorhizobium sp. NBSH29, the window CCGGACGTAACTGCAAACGAACTGGTGACGCTATCCGAGCATCCAAAAGTGGTGGCGATTGGCGAGGCCGGCCTCGATTATTTTTACGATAAAGCGCCGCGCGATCTGCAGGCAGCGGGCTTTCGTCGTCACATCGAGGCGGCGCGCCGGACCGGTCTGCCGCTGGTCATTCATGCGCGCGATGCCGATAACGACATGGCACAAATCCTCACCGAGGAGAGCGGGAAGGGAGCGTTTCCGTTCATTCTCCATTGCTTTTCCTCGGGCCGCGCGCTCGCCGAAACGGGCGTAGAGCTGGGCGGCTATATTTCGTTCTCGGGCATTTTGACGTTCAAGAATTCGCAGACATTGCGCGATATCGCCAAAGACGTGCCGCACGACCGCCTACTGGTCGAGACTGACGCGCCGTATCTCGCGCCGCCACCACACCGGGGCAAACGCAATGAACCGGCCTATGTGGCGCATACGGCAGCGGTTCTTGCAGAGACACTCGGCCTCACCGGCGCTGAGATCGCCAGCATCACCACCGATAATTTCTTTCGTCTTTTCAAGAAGATGCAGCCGCCCGCTGCGACCGGAGGCTAAAACCTTGGCGGCGCGCCTGAGGTTTACGCTGCTCGGCTGCGGTTCTTCGCCCGGCACGCCGCGTATTTCCGGCGACTGGGGCGCGTGCGACCCCAAAAACCCGAAAAATAGGCGTACCCGCGCTGCCGCGATGGTCGAGCGTGTGGCCGAAGATGGCGGCATCACGCGTGTTGTCATTGATACCGGCCCAGATTTTCGCGAGCAAATGCTTGCAGCCGGTGTGTCGCGCCTCGACGCTGTCATTTACACCCATCCGCATGCCGACCACATCCACGGCATCGACGATCTACGCGGTTTTGTCATCGAGCAGCGGCGATTGATGGATGTTTTTGCCGACCAGCCGACGCTGCTGCGAATGCGCGAGGCGTTTGGCTATTGCTTCGAAACGCCGTTTGGCAGCTCCTATCCGCCCATTTTACGCGCTCACACGATCGACCACACGCAGCCGATCAGCGTTGAAGGAGAGGGGGGAACCCTCACCTTCACGCCGCTTCCACAGATCCATGGCGACATCATTTCTCTGGGTTTTCGCGTCGGCGGTCTAGCCTATTGCCCCGATGTCAGCAGCTTCCCGCCGCCAACCATTGACCGGCTCGAAAATCTCGATGTTCTGATCATCGACGCTCTGCAATACCAGCCGCATCCGAGCCATCTTTCTCTCGATCAGGCGCTGGAATGGATCACACGCATTGGTGCAAGCCGCTCAATCCTGACCCATATGCATGTGCCGCTCGATTATGAGACGCTGCGCGCGCAACTGCCCGAAAACGTCGAGCCGGGGTTTGACGGTCAGGCTTTTGAGCTCCCGTTATAAAGTCCAACAATTCCATAGCTTTGGTCGGATAATTTAAATATGAGGAAAAGCTAAAATTATGGCTGGAAGCATCGATCGGGTTATCACAGCTGCGGCCGCAGCGGGCCTCGAGATCGAAGTCCAACGGATGGGCGCATCGACGCGCACGGCGCAGGAAGCGGCAGAACAATGCGGCTGTGATGTCGCACAAATCGTCAAATCGCTTATCTTTCGCGGTGAAACGAGTGGCAAACTTTTTCTGTTCTTGGTGTCGGGCATCCACCAGCTGGATCTTGCCAAGGCCGCAGCACTGGCCGGCGAACCGCTGACGCGTGCTGATCCACGCCAGGTCCGTGACGAGACCGGTTTTGCCATCGGCGGTGTTGCACCCATCGGTCATCTCATCGCAATGCCGACGTTTATGGACGAGACCTTGCTCAACTACGCCGCTGTGTGGTCCGCCGCCGGTGCCCACGACGCAGTGTTTTCAGCCGCACCAGACAGGCTTCTCATCGCTGCAAAGGCCAAGGCGGCATCACTGGAAGCCTGTGCTTGCACGGCCTAAGCTACAATGCTTAGTTCCATAATCTATCTTATGCGACTTACGTGTGTGCTCGCCTGCGGCATACATCAGCTGCGACACGCCGAGCGCGCCGGTTCGATGAAAAGCGCAGCGATCACAAACGGCATCGTCAAGGGCGGAAATATCTGCAACCATTGCATCGACGGAAATCCCGGACTTTGAAGGACCACACATGCATATCCGCACGATGAGCACCCTGGACTGCAGCAAATTCCTCGAGACACAGCGGCTTGGCCACCTCGCCTGCACGATGAATGACAAACCCTACGTCGTTCCCATCTATTTCGCCATCAAGGGCACCCATCTCTATTGTTTTTCCATGCCCGGCAAGAAGGTCGATATCATGCGTCAGAACCCGCATGTGGCGATGGTAGTGGAATCCTTTTCTGACCACCGTGAATGGAAGAGCGTGCACATAGAAGGCCAGTTCGAGGAGTTGCCAGACCGGATTGGGTCAAAAGTCGAACGCGAGCACGCTTGGACCATGCTGAGCAAATTTGCGAATTGGTGGGAACCCGGCGGTATAAAGCCGGATACACAACCCGTCGCGGACCACTCCGCGCACCTTTTCTACCGTATCGTTATTGGCGAAATGACAGGCCGTGAATCGGCGGCCTGATAATCATAGCGATGCAACGCCCTCACCCGGAGAGCTTTACACATGCACCACTCGTTCCTGGGATTTCCCTCTCGGTTACCGGATAACAACGCGCCACGAGCTGTAATCTTCTCTGCGGGCCACGGCACGACCTATCCCGGCAAGGACAGCCAGCCCTATGCCCTGGGCGCAAGTGCCATACGCACGGCCAGCCTGGCCGACGCCGGGTTCGTGGGTAACTGGGACTTC includes:
- a CDS encoding TatD family hydrolase; the encoded protein is MLVDSHCHLDFPDFAEERDAVVTRALAAGVGRMVTISTRVKRFAGILEIAQAYDEVFCSVGTHPHNAAEEPDVTANELVTLSEHPKVVAIGEAGLDYFYDKAPRDLQAAGFRRHIEAARRTGLPLVIHARDADNDMAQILTEESGKGAFPFILHCFSSGRALAETGVELGGYISFSGILTFKNSQTLRDIAKDVPHDRLLVETDAPYLAPPPHRGKRNEPAYVAHTAAVLAETLGLTGAEIASITTDNFFRLFKKMQPPAATGG
- a CDS encoding MBL fold metallo-hydrolase, with amino-acid sequence MAARLRFTLLGCGSSPGTPRISGDWGACDPKNPKNRRTRAAAMVERVAEDGGITRVVIDTGPDFREQMLAAGVSRLDAVIYTHPHADHIHGIDDLRGFVIEQRRLMDVFADQPTLLRMREAFGYCFETPFGSSYPPILRAHTIDHTQPISVEGEGGTLTFTPLPQIHGDIISLGFRVGGLAYCPDVSSFPPPTIDRLENLDVLIIDALQYQPHPSHLSLDQALEWITRIGASRSILTHMHVPLDYETLRAQLPENVEPGFDGQAFELPL
- a CDS encoding YbaK/EbsC family protein yields the protein MAGSIDRVITAAAAAGLEIEVQRMGASTRTAQEAAEQCGCDVAQIVKSLIFRGETSGKLFLFLVSGIHQLDLAKAAALAGEPLTRADPRQVRDETGFAIGGVAPIGHLIAMPTFMDETLLNYAAVWSAAGAHDAVFSAAPDRLLIAAKAKAASLEACACTA
- a CDS encoding pyridoxamine 5'-phosphate oxidase family protein; this translates as MSTLDCSKFLETQRLGHLACTMNDKPYVVPIYFAIKGTHLYCFSMPGKKVDIMRQNPHVAMVVESFSDHREWKSVHIEGQFEELPDRIGSKVEREHAWTMLSKFANWWEPGGIKPDTQPVADHSAHLFYRIVIGEMTGRESAA